A stretch of DNA from Dehalobacterium formicoaceticum:
CAGCCTGCTTCCCGAAACGACCAGCCTTTTGACAAGGAGGCATGGAAACAGCAAAAGCAGGAACAGCGGGAAACGGTTTACGCCATGATCGACGATACAGCACTAACCGTGGCACAAGATGGTGCTGCCTTCCAGAAGTACCTGGATGTGCAAAGCCGTTTTGACCGCTACAGCGTAGCCAACGCCCTGTTGATCCTTGCACAGAAGCCAGATGCCACCCGTATTGCGGACTTTGACACCTGGAAGGAGCAAGGTGCCTATATCCGCAAAAAGGAAAGCGGCTTCTACATCTTGGAGCCGGGCGAGGAGTACCAGCGCGATGACGGCACCACCGGCATCAGTTACAATCCCAAAAAGATGTTCGATATTGCGCAGACCGGGAACAGCCGCAAACGGGAAACCCCGACCTATCCCGATGACCGCACCCGTATCAAAGCGCTGATGGCCCATACACCCGTGCCGATCAGTATCAGCGATACCCTGCAGGAAGGCACAAACGCTTTGTACCGTCCGGAAGCAAGAGAAATCCAAGTCCGAAAGGGCATGGACGCAAGCAATATCTTCCGTGCCCTTTCCCAGGAGCTTGCCCACGCGGAGATGGATAATGGAGACGGAAGCTACAACCGTTCTACTCATGCCTTCCACGCTTATTGCGTGTCCTATATGCTCTGTA
This window harbors:
- a CDS encoding ArdC-like ssDNA-binding domain-containing protein, with amino-acid sequence MSSFDDLFRQKNEQPASRNDQPFDKEAWKQQKQEQRETVYAMIDDTALTVAQDGAAFQKYLDVQSRFDRYSVANALLILAQKPDATRIADFDTWKEQGAYIRKKESGFYILEPGEEYQRDDGTTGISYNPKKMFDIAQTGNSRKRETPTYPDDRTRIKALMAHTPVPISISDTLQEGTNALYRPEAREIQVRKGMDASNIFRALSQELAHAEMDNGDGSYNRSTHAFHAYCVSYMLCKQYGVDTNGYRFDRAPQMLEGLDAQEIRTELSVIREAASEISGRMNRMLAQQRQQKRQEPER